The sequence below is a genomic window from Streptomyces sp. B21-105.
CGAGCTCACCCCCGGCCAGGTCAACCGGGCCGTGCGCCGGGCGGCGAAGCTGGTCGACGAAAAGTCCGCCGACCAACTGCAGACGGCCGCCGAGGGCTTCGAGCGGCTGATGGAGCTGGCGCTGCCCGGCCGTCTGGAGGAGGTCCCGGAGGATCTCGGCTACGCGCTCATGGCGCTGCGCGACGCCGCGCGGACCGTGATCTCCGCCATCGGCGCGACCCGCGACAAGTCCGTCCAGGACGAGGACGCGGTCCGCAAACAGGCGCTGGCCTCGGTCGAGTCGGTGCACGACGTGGCGGAACGCATCACCAACGGATCCGAGTGGGACGTCGTCTGGTACGAGCGGCACGACCGTTTCGGCGCGTCGCTGCGGGTCGCCCCGATGTCGGTGTCGGGTCTGCTGCGGGAGAAGCTTTTCACGGACCGCTCCGTCACCCTCGCCTCGGCCACGTTGAAGCTGGGCGGCGACTTCAACGGGGTGGGCGCTTCGATGGGGCTGGCCCCGGAAGGCGCGGAGGGGGAGGACGTCCCGCAGTGGAAGGGCATCGACGTCGGATCGCCCTTCGACTACCGCAAGCAGGGCATCCTGTACGTCGCCAGACACCTCGCGCGCCCCGCGCGGGACGGCGACCGCGCCGACATGCTCGACGAGCTGACCGAACTGATCCAGGCGGCCGGCGGTCGCACCCTCGGCCTCTTCTCCTCCATGCGGGCGGCGCAGCTCGCCGCCGAGGAACTGCGTGTGCGCATCCCCGAGTTCCCGATCCTGCTCCAGGGCGAGGAGACCCTCGGCGAGCTGATCAAGAACTTCTCGGCGGATCCGCAGACCTGTCTCTTCGGCACGCTGTCGCTCTGGCAGGGCGTCGACGTCCCCGGCGCCAGCTGTCAGTTGGTCGTCATGGACAAGATCCCGTTCCCGCGCCCCGACGACCCCCTCATGACCGCACGCCAGAAGGCGGTGGAGGAGGCCGGAGGCAACGGCTTCATGGCTGTGGCGGCCACGCACGCGGCGCTGCTCATGGCCCAGGGGGCGGGCCGTCTCGTCCGGGCGTCGGGGGACCGTGGAGTCGTCGCAGTGTTGGACCAGCGGCTTGCGACGGCCCGCTACGGCAGCTATCTCAAGGCGTCCCTTCCCGACTTCTGGTACACCACGGACCCCCACCAGGTCCGCAGGTCGCTGGCGGCGATCGACGCGAAGGCGAAGCAGGCGGAGACGGTGACGGAATAGACCCGGCGGCGAACGCCCGGGCCCTTCGAGGGCCCGGGCGCGTGGAGGGACCCGGGCCCGTCGAGTCGAGGGCCCGTGCGCCGCACAGGCTTTGGGCGCCGCACAGGCTTTCGGGCACAGCACAGGGCCCCGGAACCGGCGCAGGGATCCCGGGGCCCAGTCAGGGGGACGGGAAAGGCCCGTCCGTCGCCGTGCTCAGACGCGGCGGAGTACGGCCACCACCTTGCCGAGGATCGTCGCATCGTCGCCGGGGATCGGCTCGTAGGCGGCGTTGTGGGGGAGCAGCCACACATGGCCGTCCTCGCGCTTGAAGCGCTTGACGGTGGCCTCGCCGTCGAGCATCGCGGCCACGATGTCGCCGTTCTCCGCGACGGGCTGGCGACGCACGGTGACCCAGTCGCCGTCGCAGATGGCGGCTTCGATCATCGAGTCGCCGACGACCTTCAGTACGAAGAGCTCGCCGTCGCCGACCAGCTGCCTCGGGAGCGGGAAGACGTCCTCCACCGATTCCTCGGCGAGGATCGGACCGCCGGCGGCGATACGCCCGACGAGCGGGACGTACGACGCGGCGGGCTTGCCGGCGGTGTCCGTGGGCTGCACGGAGGCCGCCTGGTCGGAGCCTCGCACCTCGTACGCGCGCGGGCGGTGCGGGTCACGGCGCAGGAAGCCCTTGCGCTCCAGCGCCATCAACTGGTGTGCGACCGAGGAGGTGCTGGACAGGCCGACCGCCTGGCCGATCTCCCGCATCGACGGCGGGTAGCCGCGCCGTTGTACGGAATCCCTGATGACTTCGATCACTCGGCGCTGCCGGTCCGTGAGTCCCGAGCTGTCCGCGCGGATGCCTGGAGGTCGGCCCGGCAGGGAACGCTTGTGTCCCTCGGGATTCATGGCTTCGTTCATCGCATGCACCGGCTCGAGTCGGCCCTGGGAGCGGTCCTGGGCAGTGATGGTGGCACTGTCTGCGGTGGTGGTCACGTCGGCCCCTCTCGGTTGTCTCCCTGCTGGACAACGGTAGTGGCTTTCGAAAGGTTGCGCCAAACACACGTTCGAGTGAAAAAGCGCGGATAGCCTTACTTGATCACGTGTCGGGGTGTATGGGCTGGCGCGGTTCGGTGACGGAGGGGCGAGATCGTCGTCGTACCCGTTGTTGTAGTCTTCACCGCCGGAGCCGGTGACCTTGTGAGGCGTGGCCCCAGTGTGCCATCCGGCCTCCTGTAGATCGGGAACGGGCCGCGCTCTGCGCGAGAATCCCACCGCTCCTCCTTGTGGCGCTCACGGTATCGCCGCATCAGCT
It includes:
- a CDS encoding ATP-dependent DNA helicase; the encoded protein is MTKPSLPELLHAAVAAVGGTERPGQVTMAEAVAEAIDDGSHLLVQAGTGTGKSLGYLVPALAHGERVVVATATLALQRQLVERDLPRTVEALHPLLRRRPEFAMLKGRSNYLCLHRLHEGVPQDEEEGLFDQFEAAAPTSKLGQDLLRLRDWSGETESGDRDDLTPGVSDRAWAQISVSSRECLGATKCAYGAECFAEMARERAKLAEVVVTNHALLAIDAIEGAPVLPPHEVLIVDEAHELVSRVTGVATGELTPGQVNRAVRRAAKLVDEKSADQLQTAAEGFERLMELALPGRLEEVPEDLGYALMALRDAARTVISAIGATRDKSVQDEDAVRKQALASVESVHDVAERITNGSEWDVVWYERHDRFGASLRVAPMSVSGLLREKLFTDRSVTLASATLKLGGDFNGVGASMGLAPEGAEGEDVPQWKGIDVGSPFDYRKQGILYVARHLARPARDGDRADMLDELTELIQAAGGRTLGLFSSMRAAQLAAEELRVRIPEFPILLQGEETLGELIKNFSADPQTCLFGTLSLWQGVDVPGASCQLVVMDKIPFPRPDDPLMTARQKAVEEAGGNGFMAVAATHAALLMAQGAGRLVRASGDRGVVAVLDQRLATARYGSYLKASLPDFWYTTDPHQVRRSLAAIDAKAKQAETVTE
- the lexA gene encoding transcriptional repressor LexA; translated protein: MTTTADSATITAQDRSQGRLEPVHAMNEAMNPEGHKRSLPGRPPGIRADSSGLTDRQRRVIEVIRDSVQRRGYPPSMREIGQAVGLSSTSSVAHQLMALERKGFLRRDPHRPRAYEVRGSDQAASVQPTDTAGKPAASYVPLVGRIAAGGPILAEESVEDVFPLPRQLVGDGELFVLKVVGDSMIEAAICDGDWVTVRRQPVAENGDIVAAMLDGEATVKRFKREDGHVWLLPHNAAYEPIPGDDATILGKVVAVLRRV